One genomic segment of Pseudomonas sp. p1(2021b) includes these proteins:
- the apaG gene encoding Co2+/Mg2+ efflux protein ApaG, protein MSDPRYQIDVSVVTRYLKEQSDPDNSRFAFAYTITVQNNGTVKARLVSRHWLITNGDGEVEEVRGAGVVGQQPLIEPGDSHTYSSGAVLTTRVGTMQGSYQMLAGDGQHFDATIAPFRLAVPGALH, encoded by the coding sequence ATGTCCGACCCCCGCTATCAGATCGACGTCAGCGTCGTGACCCGCTACCTGAAAGAACAATCCGACCCCGACAACAGCCGCTTCGCCTTCGCCTACACCATCACGGTGCAGAACAATGGCACGGTGAAAGCCCGGCTGGTCTCGCGCCACTGGCTGATCACCAACGGTGACGGTGAAGTGGAAGAGGTGCGCGGTGCCGGCGTTGTCGGCCAGCAGCCGCTCATCGAGCCAGGCGACAGCCATACCTACAGCAGCGGCGCGGTGCTCACCACTCGCGTCGGCACCATGCAGGGCAGTTACCAGATGCTGGCCGGAGACGGTCAGCACTTCGACGCCACCATCGCGCCGTTCCGCCTGGCCGTGCCCGGGGCGCTGCACTGA
- a CDS encoding YeaH/YhbH family protein has product MSYVIDRRLNGKNKSTVNRQRFLRRYREHIKKAVEEAVSRRSIMDMEHGEQISIPSRDIDEPVLHHGRGGKQTIIHPGNKEFTAGEHIPRPQGGGGGGGRGKAGNSGEGMDDFVFQITQEEFLEFMFEDLELPNLVKRHLTGADTFKTVRAGIANEGNPSRINIVRTLRSAHARRIALTGSSRALLREAQAELARLKVEEPDNFTDIQATEAEIERLKARINRLPFLDTFDLKYNLLVKQPNPSSKAVMFCLMDVSGSMTQATKDIAKRFFILLYLFLKRNYDRIEVVFIRHHTSAREVDEEEFFYSRETGGTIVSSALKLMQEIMAERYPASDWNIYAAQASDGDNWNDDSPICREILSKQIMPHVQYYTYVEITPREHQALWYEYERIGEAFPDTFAQQQLVSAGDIYPVFRELFQRRLAT; this is encoded by the coding sequence ATGAGCTACGTAATCGACCGACGCCTGAACGGCAAGAACAAGAGCACGGTCAACCGCCAGCGCTTCTTGCGGCGGTACCGTGAGCACATCAAGAAAGCCGTCGAAGAGGCCGTGAGCCGCCGTTCCATCATGGACATGGAGCACGGCGAGCAGATCAGCATTCCGTCGCGGGACATCGACGAGCCGGTGCTGCACCATGGTCGTGGCGGCAAGCAGACCATCATCCACCCAGGCAACAAGGAATTCACCGCCGGCGAGCACATTCCCCGGCCCCAAGGCGGTGGGGGGGGTGGCGGCCGTGGCAAGGCCGGCAACTCCGGCGAAGGCATGGATGACTTCGTGTTCCAGATCACCCAGGAGGAGTTCCTGGAATTCATGTTCGAGGACCTGGAGCTGCCCAACCTGGTGAAACGTCACCTCACTGGGGCCGACACCTTCAAGACCGTGCGTGCCGGTATCGCCAACGAAGGCAACCCGTCGCGCATCAACATCGTCCGCACCCTGCGCTCGGCCCATGCCCGGCGCATCGCCCTGACCGGCAGCAGCCGTGCGCTGTTGCGCGAAGCCCAGGCCGAGCTTGCGCGCTTGAAAGTCGAGGAACCGGACAACTTCACCGATATCCAGGCGACCGAGGCCGAGATCGAACGCCTGAAAGCGCGTATCAATCGCCTGCCCTTCCTCGACACCTTCGACCTGAAGTACAACCTGCTGGTCAAGCAACCCAACCCGAGTTCCAAGGCCGTGATGTTCTGCCTGATGGACGTCTCGGGCTCGATGACCCAGGCCACCAAGGACATCGCCAAGCGCTTCTTCATCCTGTTGTACCTGTTCCTCAAGCGGAACTACGACCGCATCGAGGTGGTGTTCATCCGCCACCACACCAGCGCTCGCGAAGTCGACGAGGAAGAATTCTTCTACTCCCGCGAGACGGGCGGCACTATCGTTTCCAGCGCGCTCAAGCTGATGCAGGAAATCATGGCCGAACGCTACCCGGCCAGCGACTGGAACATCTACGCCGCCCAGGCCTCCGACGGCGACAACTGGAACGACGATTCGCCGATCTGCCGTGAAATCCTGTCCAAGCAGATCATGCCCCACGTGCAGTACTACACTTACGTGGAGATCACCCCCCGCGAGCATCAGGCGCTGTGGTACGAATACGAGCGCATCGGCGAAGCCTTCCCCGACACCTTCGCCCAGCAGCAGTTGGTATCGGCCGGTGATATCTACCCGGTCTTCCGTGAACTCTTCCAGCGCAGGTTAGCCACATGA
- the glpE gene encoding thiosulfate sulfurtransferase GlpE, whose amino-acid sequence MSEFKRIPPEQAQALREQGAVVVDIRDPQAFAAGHISGATHLDNHSVAEFIRNADLDAPTLVVCYHGNSSQSAAAYLVGQGFSEVYSLDGGFELWRSTYPAETAQGGAE is encoded by the coding sequence ATGAGCGAATTCAAGCGCATCCCTCCCGAGCAGGCCCAGGCCTTGCGTGAGCAAGGTGCGGTGGTCGTCGACATTCGTGACCCTCAAGCGTTTGCCGCGGGCCATATCAGCGGCGCCACTCATCTTGATAACCATTCGGTGGCCGAGTTCATTCGCAATGCCGACCTCGACGCACCGACCCTGGTGGTCTGCTACCACGGCAACTCCAGCCAGAGCGCTGCGGCCTATCTGGTGGGCCAGGGCTTTTCCGAGGTGTACAGCCTCGATGGCGGCTTCGAGCTGTGGCGCAGCACCTACCCGGCCGAAACCGCTCAAGGCGGCGCCGAATAA
- a CDS encoding multifunctional CCA addition/repair protein gives MQIYKVGGAVRDRLLGRPVSDIDWLVVGATVEQMQALGYRPVGADFPVFIHPRTGEEYALARTERKSGRGYGGFTFHASPEVTLEEDLVRRDLTINAMAEDEHGNLCDPYNGKEDLDRRILRHVSPAFAEDPLRVLRVARFAARYAPLGFHVAGETLELMRQISASGELQALTAERSWKEIERALMEDQPQVFIQVLRDCNALEELMPEINALFDAQRPDPLAALREAARTQQPLNVRWACLLQGLGEPSQVKAVNQRFKAPRECQELASLVNECQPLCHDAKALSAASLLDLLQKFDVYRRPQRFEDFIAACEMEARGQRDDQAYPQADYLRGAAAAAKAMDVKPLLEKGLAGQALGEALKAQRLEALEAYKRW, from the coding sequence ATGCAGATCTACAAGGTCGGTGGCGCCGTGCGCGACCGCTTGCTCGGGCGCCCGGTCAGCGACATCGACTGGCTGGTGGTCGGCGCCACGGTCGAACAGATGCAGGCCCTGGGCTATCGCCCGGTCGGGGCTGATTTTCCGGTATTCATCCACCCTCGCACCGGCGAGGAGTACGCCCTGGCGCGCACCGAGCGCAAGAGCGGGCGCGGCTATGGCGGTTTCACCTTCCATGCCAGCCCCGAGGTTACCCTCGAAGAAGACCTGGTCCGCCGGGACCTGACCATCAATGCCATGGCCGAGGACGAGCATGGCAATCTGTGCGACCCGTACAACGGCAAGGAAGATCTCGATCGACGCATTTTGCGCCATGTTTCTCCAGCATTCGCCGAAGATCCCTTGCGCGTCCTGCGCGTAGCCCGCTTCGCGGCCCGCTATGCTCCGCTGGGCTTCCATGTCGCCGGCGAGACCCTCGAGCTGATGCGCCAGATCAGCGCATCGGGCGAGCTTCAAGCTCTGACGGCCGAGCGCAGCTGGAAGGAAATCGAGCGCGCGCTGATGGAAGACCAGCCCCAGGTGTTCATCCAGGTGCTGCGCGATTGCAATGCGCTCGAGGAACTGATGCCGGAGATCAATGCACTGTTCGACGCGCAGCGACCAGACCCGCTGGCAGCACTACGAGAAGCGGCCCGCACGCAACAGCCACTGAATGTACGCTGGGCCTGCCTGCTGCAGGGGCTGGGCGAGCCGAGCCAGGTCAAGGCAGTCAACCAGCGCTTCAAGGCCCCCCGGGAATGCCAGGAACTGGCGTCCCTGGTCAATGAATGCCAGCCCCTTTGCCACGACGCCAAGGCACTGAGCGCTGCCAGCCTGTTGGACTTGCTGCAGAAGTTCGACGTGTACCGTCGACCGCAGCGCTTCGAGGATTTCATTGCTGCGTGCGAGATGGAGGCGCGTGGTCAGAGGGACGACCAGGCTTACCCGCAGGCCGACTACCTGCGCGGCGCGGCGGCGGCCGCTAAAGCAATGGATGTGAAACCACTGCTGGAGAAAGGCTTGGCCGGGCAGGCGCTGGGGGAAGCACTCAAGGCGCAACGCCTGGAAGCACTGGAAGCCTACAAGCGCTGGTAA
- a CDS encoding peptidylprolyl isomerase gives MKTKLIDRLRPLMLGAVLLSSAVHAAVPLDHIVAIVDNDVVMQSQLDQRVREVQQTIAKRGGGVPPAGALEQQVLERLIVENLQLQIGERSGIRITDEELNQAIGTIAQRNGMSLEQFRAALAHDGLSFDDAREQVKREMIISRVRQRRVAERIQVSEQEVKNFLNSDLGKMQMSEEYRLANILIPTPEGASSDAIQAAARQVGDVYQQLRQGADFGQMAIARSGSENALEGGEMGWRKAGQLPPDFAKMLSSMSVGDITQPIRIPNGFIILKLEEKRGGGENVLRDEVHVRHILIKPSEIRSEAATEQLAERLYDRIQNGEDFAELAKSFSEDPGSALNGGDLNWVDPNSLVPEFREQMANAQQGVVTKPFKTQYGWHVLEVLGRRATDSTEKAREQQALTVLRNRKYDEELQTWLRQIRDEAYVEIKLPGADQAAQ, from the coding sequence GTGAAGACCAAGCTTATTGATCGCCTGCGCCCGCTGATGCTGGGCGCCGTATTGCTGAGCAGCGCGGTGCATGCCGCTGTTCCCCTGGACCACATCGTGGCCATCGTCGACAACGACGTGGTCATGCAGAGCCAGCTGGACCAGCGCGTGCGCGAAGTGCAGCAGACCATCGCCAAGCGCGGCGGCGGCGTGCCGCCGGCCGGTGCCCTGGAGCAGCAGGTGCTGGAACGCCTGATCGTCGAGAACCTGCAGCTGCAGATCGGCGAACGCTCCGGCATTCGCATCACCGACGAGGAACTCAACCAGGCCATCGGTACCATTGCCCAGCGCAACGGTATGTCCCTGGAGCAGTTCCGCGCCGCCCTGGCCCATGACGGCCTGTCGTTCGACGACGCCCGCGAGCAGGTCAAGCGCGAGATGATCATCAGCCGCGTGCGCCAGCGCCGCGTGGCCGAGCGCATCCAGGTGTCCGAGCAGGAAGTGAAGAACTTCCTCAACTCCGACCTCGGCAAGATGCAAATGTCGGAAGAGTACCGCCTGGCCAACATCCTCATCCCGACCCCGGAAGGCGCCAGCTCCGACGCCATCCAGGCCGCAGCGCGCCAGGTCGGCGATGTCTACCAGCAGCTGCGCCAGGGCGCCGACTTCGGCCAGATGGCCATCGCCCGCTCCGGCAGCGAAAACGCCCTGGAAGGCGGCGAGATGGGCTGGCGCAAGGCCGGCCAGCTGCCACCTGACTTCGCCAAGATGCTCAGCAGCATGTCGGTGGGCGACATCACCCAGCCAATCCGCATCCCCAACGGCTTCATCATCCTCAAGCTCGAGGAGAAGCGCGGTGGTGGCGAGAACGTGCTGCGTGACGAAGTCCACGTACGCCACATCCTGATCAAGCCAAGCGAGATCCGCAGCGAAGCGGCGACCGAGCAACTGGCCGAGCGCCTGTACGACCGTATCCAGAATGGCGAAGACTTCGCCGAGCTGGCCAAGAGCTTCTCGGAAGACCCAGGTTCCGCGCTCAACGGCGGCGACCTCAACTGGGTCGACCCGAACAGCCTGGTGCCGGAGTTCCGCGAGCAGATGGCCAATGCCCAGCAGGGCGTGGTGACCAAGCCGTTCAAGACCCAGTACGGCTGGCACGTGCTGGAAGTGCTGGGCCGCCGCGCCACCGACAGCACCGAGAAGGCGCGCGAACAGCAAGCGCTGACCGTGCTGCGCAACCGCAAGTACGACGAAGAGCTGCAGACCTGGCTGCGCCAGATCCGCGACGAAGCCTACGTTGAAATCAAGCTGCCTGGCGCCGACCAGGCCGCCCAGTGA
- the pdxA gene encoding 4-hydroxythreonine-4-phosphate dehydrogenase PdxA, with protein sequence MKPLRFAVTPGEPAGIGPDLCLLLAVEAQPYPLIAITSRDLLAERATQLGLAVNLLPVSAAAWPDQPAPAGSLYVWDTPLAAPVVPGQLDKANAAFVLETLTRAGRGCLDGHFAGMITAPVHKGVINESGIAFSGHTEFLADLTHTTQVVMMLATHGLRVALVTTHLPLRDIADAITAERLERVTRILHADLQSKFGIAQPRILVCGLNPHAGEGGHLGREEIDIIEPALQRLRAQGMDLRGPLPADTLFTPKYLEHCDAVLAMYHDQGLPVLKYKGFGAAVNVTLGLPIIRTSVDHGTALDLAGTGKVDTGSLRVALQTAYQMAENRP encoded by the coding sequence GTGAAGCCCCTGCGCTTCGCCGTCACGCCCGGCGAGCCGGCCGGCATAGGCCCTGACCTGTGCCTGCTGCTGGCCGTCGAGGCCCAGCCTTACCCCCTGATCGCCATCACCAGCCGTGACCTGCTCGCCGAGCGGGCCACGCAGCTGGGGCTGGCTGTCAACCTGCTGCCGGTCAGCGCCGCTGCCTGGCCCGACCAGCCGGCCCCCGCCGGCAGCCTGTACGTGTGGGATACGCCACTGGCGGCGCCAGTGGTGCCCGGGCAACTGGACAAGGCCAACGCCGCCTTTGTTCTGGAAACCCTCACCCGCGCTGGCCGAGGCTGCCTGGACGGGCATTTCGCCGGCATGATCACCGCCCCGGTGCACAAGGGCGTGATCAACGAAAGCGGCATCGCCTTCTCCGGCCATACCGAATTCCTGGCCGACCTGACCCATACCACCCAGGTGGTGATGATGCTGGCCACCCATGGCCTGCGCGTGGCCTTGGTGACCACTCACCTGCCCCTGCGGGACATCGCCGACGCCATCACCGCCGAGCGCCTGGAGCGGGTCACGCGCATCCTGCACGCCGACCTGCAGAGCAAGTTCGGCATCGCCCAGCCCCGCATCCTGGTCTGCGGCCTCAACCCGCATGCCGGCGAAGGCGGCCACCTGGGCCGCGAAGAAATCGACATCATCGAGCCAGCACTGCAACGCCTGCGCGCCCAAGGCATGGACCTGCGCGGCCCGCTGCCGGCCGATACCCTGTTTACCCCCAAGTATCTGGAGCACTGCGACGCAGTGCTGGCGATGTACCACGACCAGGGCCTGCCCGTACTCAAGTACAAAGGCTTCGGCGCCGCCGTCAACGTGACCCTGGGCCTGCCGATCATCCGCACGTCGGTCGACCACGGCACCGCTCTGGACCTGGCCGGCACCGGCAAGGTCGACACCGGCAGCCTGCGCGTGGCCCTGCAAACCGCCTACCAGATGGCCGAGAACCGACCATGA
- a CDS encoding symmetrical bis(5'-nucleosyl)-tetraphosphatase, giving the protein MAVYAVGDLQGCLQPLKCLLDRVHFDPAVDRLWLVGDLVNRGPESLETLRFLYSMRNSLVCVLGNHDLHLLAAWHNVERLKKGDTLREIIEAPDADQLFDWLRQQKLLHYDEARGVALVHAGIPPQWTLGKALELAAEVEEVLRDDTRLKLYLDGMYGNEPKKWSKNLAGIERLRVITNYFTRMRFCTAEGKLEFKSKEGLDSAPKGYKPWFAHKDRRSRHVKIIFGHWAALEGRIDVPDVIGLDTGCVWGGAMTLYNVDSGEFHRCDCADDGTLRQPA; this is encoded by the coding sequence ATGGCGGTGTACGCCGTCGGTGACCTGCAGGGCTGCCTGCAGCCGCTCAAGTGCCTGCTCGACCGCGTGCACTTCGACCCGGCCGTGGATCGCCTGTGGCTGGTGGGCGACCTGGTCAATCGTGGCCCGGAGTCGCTGGAAACCCTGCGCTTCCTTTATTCCATGCGCAACTCGCTGGTATGCGTGCTGGGCAACCATGACCTGCACCTGCTAGCGGCCTGGCACAACGTCGAGCGCCTGAAGAAGGGCGACACCCTGCGCGAGATCATCGAAGCGCCAGATGCCGACCAGCTCTTCGATTGGCTGCGCCAGCAGAAGCTGCTGCATTACGACGAAGCCCGTGGCGTGGCGCTGGTGCATGCCGGCATCCCTCCGCAATGGACGCTGGGCAAGGCACTGGAGCTGGCCGCCGAAGTGGAGGAAGTGCTGCGCGACGACACCCGCCTGAAGCTCTACCTGGACGGCATGTACGGCAACGAGCCGAAAAAGTGGAGCAAGAACCTGGCCGGTATCGAACGCCTGCGGGTCATCACCAACTACTTCACCCGCATGCGCTTCTGCACCGCCGAGGGCAAGCTCGAGTTCAAGAGCAAGGAAGGCCTGGACAGCGCGCCCAAGGGCTACAAACCCTGGTTCGCCCACAAGGACCGCCGTTCGCGCCACGTCAAGATCATCTTCGGCCATTGGGCCGCCCTCGAGGGGCGCATCGATGTGCCCGATGTGATCGGCCTGGACACCGGCTGTGTCTGGGGTGGCGCCATGACCCTGTACAACGTCGACAGCGGCGAGTTCCACCGCTGCGATTGCGCCGACGACGGCACCCTGCGCCAACCGGCATAA
- a CDS encoding PrkA family serine protein kinase: MSIFSHFQQRFESTRQEELSLQEYLELCKEDRSAYASAAERLLLAIGEPELVDTSTNSRLSRIFSNKVIRRYPAFADFHGMEECIDQIVSYFRHAAQGLEEKKQILYLLGPVGGGKSSLAEKLKQLMEKVPFYAIKGSPVFESPLGLFNAAEDGAILEEEFGIPRRYLNTIMSPWATKRLQEFGGDISKFRVVKLYPSILNQIAIAKTEPGDENNQDISALVGKVDIRKLEEFPQNDADAYSYSGALCRANQGLMEFVEMFKAPIKVLHPLLTATQEGNYNSTEGLGAIPYSGILLAHSNESEWHTFRNNKNNEAFIDRIYIVKVPYCLRVSDEVKIYDKLLVNSSLSKAHCAPDTLKMLAQFTVLSRLKEPENSNIYSKMRVYDGENLKDTDPKAKSIQEYRDAAGVDEGMNGLSTRFAFKILSKVFNFDPHEIAANPVHLLYVLEQQIEQEQFPAEVRERYLRYLKEYLAPRYIEFIGKEIQTAYLESYSEYGQNIFDRYVLYADFWIQDQEYRDPETGEILNRIALNEELEKIEKPAGISNPKDFRNEIVNFVLRARANNNGKNPSWLSYEKLRVVIEKKMFSNTEDLLPVISFNAKASKEDQQKHNDFVTRMVERGYTDKQVRLLSEWYLRVRKSQ, translated from the coding sequence ATGAGCATTTTTAGCCACTTCCAACAACGTTTCGAGTCAACCCGCCAGGAAGAACTCTCGCTGCAGGAGTACCTCGAGCTGTGCAAAGAGGATCGCAGCGCCTACGCTTCGGCGGCCGAACGCCTGTTGCTGGCCATCGGCGAACCGGAGCTGGTCGACACCTCAACGAACTCCAGGCTGTCGCGGATCTTCTCCAACAAGGTGATCCGTCGCTATCCGGCCTTTGCCGACTTCCATGGCATGGAAGAGTGCATCGACCAGATCGTGTCCTACTTCCGCCATGCCGCCCAAGGCCTGGAGGAGAAGAAACAGATCCTGTACCTGCTGGGCCCGGTGGGCGGCGGTAAATCGTCCCTGGCCGAAAAGCTCAAGCAGTTGATGGAGAAGGTGCCCTTCTACGCCATCAAGGGCTCACCGGTGTTCGAGTCGCCCCTGGGGCTGTTCAATGCCGCCGAGGATGGCGCCATCCTGGAAGAAGAGTTCGGCATCCCGCGGCGCTACCTCAATACCATCATGTCGCCCTGGGCCACCAAGCGCCTGCAGGAGTTCGGCGGCGACATCTCCAAGTTCCGGGTGGTCAAGCTCTACCCATCCATCCTCAACCAGATCGCCATCGCCAAGACCGAGCCTGGCGACGAGAACAACCAGGACATCTCGGCGCTTGTGGGCAAGGTGGATATCCGCAAGCTCGAGGAATTCCCGCAGAACGACGCCGACGCCTACAGCTATTCGGGCGCGCTGTGCCGGGCCAACCAGGGCCTGATGGAATTCGTCGAGATGTTCAAGGCACCGATCAAGGTCCTGCACCCGTTGCTCACCGCCACCCAGGAAGGCAACTACAACAGTACCGAAGGCCTGGGCGCTATCCCCTATTCCGGCATCCTGCTGGCCCACTCCAACGAATCGGAATGGCACACCTTCCGCAACAACAAGAACAACGAAGCGTTCATCGACCGGATCTACATCGTCAAGGTGCCGTACTGCCTGCGCGTCAGTGACGAAGTGAAGATCTACGACAAGCTGCTGGTCAACAGTTCGCTGTCCAAGGCCCATTGCGCGCCAGATACCCTCAAGATGCTCGCGCAGTTCACCGTGCTGTCGCGCCTGAAGGAGCCGGAGAACTCCAACATCTATTCGAAAATGCGCGTGTATGACGGCGAGAACCTCAAGGACACCGATCCGAAGGCCAAGTCGATCCAGGAATATCGCGATGCCGCCGGTGTCGACGAGGGCATGAATGGCCTGTCGACCCGCTTCGCCTTCAAGATCCTGTCCAAGGTCTTCAACTTCGATCCGCACGAGATCGCGGCCAACCCGGTGCATCTGCTGTACGTGCTGGAGCAGCAGATCGAACAGGAGCAGTTCCCGGCCGAGGTACGCGAGCGTTATCTGCGCTATCTCAAGGAATACCTGGCACCGCGCTACATCGAGTTCATCGGCAAGGAAATCCAGACTGCCTACCTGGAGTCCTACAGCGAATACGGCCAGAACATCTTCGACCGCTACGTGCTGTACGCCGACTTCTGGATCCAGGACCAGGAATACCGCGACCCGGAAACCGGCGAGATCCTCAACCGCATCGCCCTCAACGAGGAGCTGGAGAAGATCGAGAAACCGGCCGGCATCAGCAACCCGAAAGACTTCCGCAACGAGATCGTCAACTTCGTGCTGCGTGCCCGCGCCAACAACAACGGCAAGAACCCGAGCTGGCTGAGCTATGAAAAGCTGCGGGTGGTGATCGAGAAGAAAATGTTCTCCAACACCGAAGACCTGCTGCCGGTCATCAGCTTCAACGCCAAGGCCAGCAAGGAGGACCAACAGAAACACAACGACTTCGTCACCCGGATGGTCGAACGTGGCTACACCGACAAACAGGTTCGCCTGCTGTCGGAATGGTATCTGCGGGTCAGGAAATCGCAGTAA
- the rsmA gene encoding 16S rRNA (adenine(1518)-N(6)/adenine(1519)-N(6))-dimethyltransferase RsmA yields the protein MNEHYQHRARKRFGQNFLHDAGIIDRILRAINAKPGEHLLEIGPGQGALTEGLLGSGAQLDVVELDKDLVPILQHKFAGRDNFRLHQGDALKFDFNQLGVPARSLKVVGNLPYNISTPLIFHLLNHADLIRDMHFMLQKEVVERLAAGPGGGDWGRLSIMVQYHCRVEHLFNVGPGAFNPPPKVDSAIVRLVPHETLPHPAKDPRLLERIVREAFNQRRKTLRNTLKGLLDSQAIEAAGVDGSLRPEQLDLAAFVRLADQLAEQPSAS from the coding sequence ATGAACGAGCACTACCAACACCGGGCGCGCAAGCGCTTCGGCCAGAACTTCCTGCACGACGCCGGCATCATCGACCGCATCCTGCGCGCGATCAATGCCAAGCCCGGCGAGCACCTGCTGGAAATCGGCCCAGGCCAGGGCGCCCTCACCGAGGGCCTGCTGGGCAGCGGCGCACAGCTGGATGTCGTCGAGCTGGACAAGGACCTGGTGCCGATCCTCCAGCACAAGTTCGCGGGCCGCGACAATTTCCGCCTGCACCAGGGCGATGCCCTGAAGTTCGATTTCAACCAGCTGGGCGTCCCGGCGCGCAGCCTCAAAGTGGTGGGCAACCTGCCCTACAACATCTCCACCCCGCTGATCTTCCACCTGCTGAACCACGCCGACCTGATCCGCGACATGCACTTCATGCTGCAGAAGGAAGTGGTCGAGCGCCTGGCCGCAGGCCCGGGCGGTGGCGATTGGGGCCGGCTGTCGATCATGGTGCAGTACCACTGCCGGGTCGAGCACCTGTTCAACGTAGGCCCAGGCGCCTTCAACCCACCGCCCAAGGTGGATTCGGCCATCGTGCGCCTGGTGCCCCACGAGACCCTGCCGCACCCGGCCAAGGACCCACGCCTGCTCGAGCGCATCGTTCGCGAAGCCTTCAACCAGCGCCGCAAGACCCTGCGCAACACCCTCAAGGGCTTGCTCGACAGCCAGGCCATCGAAGCCGCCGGCGTCGACGGCAGCCTGCGCCCCGAACAGCTCGACCTAGCCGCCTTCGTGCGCCTGGCCGATCAACTGGCCGAGCAGCCCAGCGCCAGCTGA
- a CDS encoding SpoVR family protein, producing MTAREQRRQPISTGSEWTFELIQAYDREISRLAERYALDTYPNQIEVITAEQMMDAYASVGMPLGYHHWSYGKQFLSTEKSYSRGQMGLAYEIVINSDPCIAYLMEENTMCMQALVIAHACYGHNSFFKGNYLFRTWTDASSIIDYLVFAKQYIAQCEERHGIDAVEDLIDSCHALMNYGVDRYKRPYPISAEEERRRQKEREEHLQRQINDLWRTIPKGSEKGNERDDVRFPAEPQENILYFIEKHAPLLEPWQREVVRIVRKIAQYFYPQRQTQVMNEGWATFWHYTLMNDLYDEGLVTDGFIMEFLQSHTSVVFQPGFDSPYYSGINPYALGFAMYTDIRRMCEHPTEEDRRWFPDIAGSDWLSTLKFAMSSFKDESFILQYLSPKVIRDLKLFSILDDDQRDDLLVPAIHDEAGYRIIREQLAAQYNLGNREPNVQIWSIDRRGDRSLTLRHQQHNRKPLGDSTEEVLRHLHRLWGFDIHLETVQGDQVMKTHHMPPRGEQNEAGEYGRMDLAVVHHL from the coding sequence ATGACCGCCAGAGAGCAGAGACGCCAGCCCATTTCCACCGGGTCCGAGTGGACGTTCGAGCTTATCCAGGCCTATGACCGCGAAATCAGCCGCCTGGCCGAGCGCTACGCCCTGGATACCTACCCCAACCAGATCGAGGTGATCACCGCCGAGCAGATGATGGACGCCTACGCGTCCGTCGGCATGCCGCTGGGCTACCACCACTGGTCCTACGGCAAGCAGTTCCTGAGCACGGAAAAATCCTACAGCCGTGGCCAGATGGGCCTGGCCTATGAAATCGTGATCAACTCCGACCCGTGCATCGCCTACCTGATGGAAGAGAACACCATGTGCATGCAGGCACTGGTGATCGCCCATGCCTGCTACGGCCACAACAGTTTCTTCAAGGGCAACTACCTGTTCCGCACCTGGACGGACGCCAGCTCGATCATCGATTACCTGGTATTCGCCAAGCAGTACATCGCCCAATGCGAGGAACGCCACGGCATCGATGCCGTCGAGGACCTCATCGACTCCTGTCACGCCCTGATGAATTACGGTGTGGACCGCTACAAACGCCCCTACCCCATCTCCGCCGAGGAAGAACGCCGCCGGCAGAAAGAGCGCGAGGAGCATCTGCAGCGCCAGATCAACGACCTCTGGCGCACCATTCCCAAGGGCTCGGAGAAAGGCAACGAACGCGATGATGTGCGCTTCCCCGCCGAACCCCAGGAAAACATCCTGTATTTCATCGAAAAACACGCCCCGTTGCTCGAGCCCTGGCAACGGGAAGTAGTGCGCATCGTGCGCAAGATCGCCCAGTATTTCTACCCCCAACGCCAGACCCAGGTGATGAACGAAGGCTGGGCCACGTTCTGGCACTACACCCTGATGAACGACCTGTACGACGAGGGCCTGGTGACCGACGGCTTCATCATGGAGTTCCTGCAGTCCCATACCAGTGTGGTGTTCCAGCCGGGCTTCGACAGCCCGTACTACAGCGGCATCAACCCCTATGCCCTGGGCTTCGCCATGTACACCGACATTCGTCGCATGTGCGAGCACCCTACCGAAGAAGACCGCCGCTGGTTCCCCGATATTGCCGGCAGCGACTGGCTCTCCACCCTCAAGTTCGCCATGAGCAGCTTCAAGGACGAAAGCTTCATCCTGCAGTACCTGTCACCCAAAGTGATCCGCGACCTGAAGCTGTTCAGCATCCTGGACGATGACCAGCGCGACGACCTGCTGGTACCGGCGATCCACGACGAGGCCGGCTACCGCATCATCCGTGAGCAACTGGCTGCCCAGTACAACCTGGGCAACCGCGAACCCAACGTGCAGATCTGGAGCATCGACCGACGCGGCGACCGCTCCCTGACCCTGCGCCACCAGCAACACAACCGCAAGCCGCTGGGCGACTCCACCGAGGAAGTGCTTCGGCACCTGCATCGGCTGTGGGGCTTCGATATCCACCTGGAAACCGTCCAGGGCGACCAGGTCATGAAAACCCACCACATGCCGCCGCGAGGCGAGCAGAACGAAGCGGGTGAGTACGGGCGTATGGATCTTGCCGTGGTGCATCATCTCTGA